The following is a genomic window from Candidatus Manganitrophaceae bacterium.
TCTTTTGATGGCACTCGCTTTATTGTTCATCAGTCACGGACCGGCTAAGGCCGATGAAGGAGGAGGAAAGGCCGAAGCGGTGGCCCGTCAGTTGATTGAGAGCTCTGGAGCGGACCAATTCGGTTCACGGGTGATTGAACAGATGGTCGGATTGCAGCAAAAGAGAATGCCCGACATTCCGGATCAATTCTGGGAAAACTTTAAGGCGGGAACAAATCCTGACGACCTTGTCCTTCTGATCATCCCCATTTACGTGAAACACCTGAGTGTCGAAGAGATGCAGGCGATCATTGATTTTTACAAAAGCCCTGCAGGGGAAAGGCTATTGGACAAACTGCCCCAGATTACGCGTGAAACCATGAACGCGGGTCGTCAGTGGGGAGCAGAATTGCGCATGGAGATGACAAGGAAACTCCAGGAGACAGACCTGAAAAAGCTCAAGTAGATACAAACAGTTACAAAAAACCTATCTACACATGGCCTTGATCAAGATGTCGGCCACCTCGGGCCGGGTAAACTCCAGCGGAGGCCGAATCCCGTCCTTAAGCATTTCCCTCACCTTTGTCCCGGAAAGGGTGATGCGCTCACTCGGATCATGCGGACAGGTTTTCGCCGAGATCATCCCGAGACAGGGCTTGCAGAAAAAAGTATGCTCGAAAAAGAGGGTTCGGATACCGAGTTCTCCCTCATCATATTCTTTAAAGATTTGTTGTGCTTCGTAGGTTCCGTAAAAGTTGCCAACCCCGGCATGGTCCCGACCGACAATAAAGTGAGTCACCCCGTAATTTTTCCGGCAGATGGCGTGAAAGATCGCCTCCCTCGGGCCGGCGTAGCGCATCGCGGCAGGAAAAACGCTGAGGACCGTTCGGTCTTTCGGGTAGTAGTTTTCGAGCAGGACCTTGTAGCAATCCATCCGGACATCAGCCGGGATATCCCCCTCTTTCGTCTCACCCACGATTGGATGGAGAAGAAGCCCGTCGGTAATCTCCAGGGCACACTTCTGGATATATTCATGCGCGCGATGGACCGGGTTGCGTGTCTGAAATGCCACAATCCTTTTCCAACCTCTCTCTTCAAAAAGCTTCCTGGTTTGAACCGGCTCAAGCCGGTGCTCCTGAAAAGGCTGACCCGACGGACGCCGCAGCATGGTAATCCTGCCCCCAAGGAGAAGATCACCCAGGGAATGCGTGTAGGCCACGCCCGGGTGAGACAGGTCGTTGGTTCCGTAGGCGGCCAAGGCTTCCATTTCCTTATCGAAAGGAAAGATCTCTGCGATCTTTAAAATAGCGAGCGAGGAACCTGTTTCCTGAGAAAGTGCGACCTCCGCGCCTTCTTTGAGAGAGGCCGCTTCCTCTGTCGTCACTGAAAGTGTAATCGGAAGGCTCCAGGGCAGACCGTTTTTCAGACGCATTTCTTGGAGAACATGGTGGTAATCGTCGCTCCCCATGAACCCTTCGAGAGGGGAGAATGCGCCGGTTGCAATCAGTTCAAGGTCAGAGACCTCTCGCGGGGTCAGGACAATTTTTTCCAGGCCTTCAGCCTTGCGGGTCAAGGGCTCCACTTCGTTGGAATCGACAAAGCGGCTGATTAATTTTCCCCCATGGGGGATTGAAATACTCATGCTATTCTCCTGTGAAAGTATTCGTGTGATTTCGTATGATAAAGATAACGACGCCATATCTACCGATATTTATATTGAGAAGTCGATGGCCTCGGCTCCCCCTTCCACCTTTTCATCCAGCGCAACCTGCATGATTTTTGTCCGGATGGTGAAAACCTCTTTATTCCCTTTCAGATCAATGGCTTCCCAGGTAATCTGGTTCCCTTTTTTGGGAACATGCGGGATCAGCCTTGCCCCCTTCGACCCAAACTGGAAGGAAAGGTGAAATTCAATCGCTTCCTCAGGGCAGACCTTGACGCAGGGGAGACAATCCCAGCAATCCTCCGGATATTTCAGGTAAGCCTTGTTCTCCGCATGGTCCTTCACAATCAAATCACCGGGACACATCCTCAAACAGGGAGGCTGGCTCGATCCATTACAGCCGTTACATTTTTCCGGGTCAACCCAAACAGGCATCTGCTCCTCCTAAATGTAACGGTTCAGCACACCCCTCTTTCCCTCCATGGCGGCGTTGCTGTGGTGCTCGAATCCTCACGTATAAACCATACGCTCCGGGTTCTGCGCGCTCCGCGCCTTGCCCTGAAGAAAAGTAGTGGCATGCTGAACCGTTACTTAAAATATTAATTAACGGTCTCTTGCCCAAGCATTACGCATCATTTTGCCTGATACCGGTCTCCCGGCACAATCTGCTCATAAGGACGAGTAATCATTTCTATTTCGCCCGTAAGCGGATCTCTTATCGAATTGACAAACTTCAGCCAGTGCGCATCGTCCCGGTTCGGAAAATCGGTCCTGGACTGATAGGTCGGCCACCGGGTCTCCTTCCGAAAAAGGAGATGTTCGACCAAAACCTGGGCCACATCAATACGATCGATGACCTCATGTACCTTCATCAGGTGATGGAGGTCACTGGCCACCAGCTGGCCTACCTCTCCCGGAAGTTTCGCCAGGCGATCTCGGGCGATGGTTAACATCTTTTCATTCATCTCGTAATGGGTCGAAACCCCGCCTGCATATTCCTCCATGATCTTTTGAAGCCTTGCCTCAAAGTCCACCGCGCTGATCCCGTGCCGTAACTTTGCATGACCCTTCAGAGGCTTAAAAGCACGCTCCTCCTCGGCATCAACCTGTTCAGCCTCAACCTCAGCCGGAGCCATCTTCTCTATGTCGCTCCCCATGGCCCGCGCGGCGATGATCCCTTCCGCCCAGCACCCTGAGACAAACTTGAAGGGAGCCCCTCCCGCAACATCCCCGGCAGCGTATAGACCTTTTAATGTGGTTCTCCGGTCTTTGTCCACCCAGTATCCGGCCTGACAATGTCCTCCGACCACGTAGGGCTCTGTTGTCTGAACCTCAACCGGCTCTCTCGCAGGGTCGATATCATTGGCCAGCCAGTAAAGGACCTGTGAAGGATACATATCCAGGTAGGCCGACTTCAGGTCCCGGACTTTCTCCGCACTGAGGCCCCGGGTATCCAGGTAGATCGGACCGCGTCCTTCCTTGATCTCCTGAACCGGACCATGTGCCCGGTACGGGGTCGGGGCGCCATCTCCTCCCAGATCGGCATAGCGCGTCACCATAAAGCGCTCTCCATCGGAGTTGACCAGCGGTGCCTTAGCCCCGAGCGCAATCGTCCCGGTCGGCGCAATTGCATCTTTTGTCCGAATCGCGACATAGCGCATTTCATAGGAGGTCATTTCTGCCCCGGCCCGGATCCCCATGGCATACCCGGCCCCCGTATTGTAGGGGGAATACCAGGTCTTGTGGGAGGCATCCCCCGTATTATTTGGACGATAGATCCCTGCGGCGCCTCCGGTGGCAATCAGTGTCGCCTTCGCCTGAACAACATAAAAGGTACCATTCCGAAGCGAAAAGCCGACCGCGCCCACAACCCGAGCCTCTTTCGTCAAAAGATTCGTGACGGTCACCCAGTTGTAGACCTTGGCCCCGGCGGATCGCGCCGCCTTTGCGAGAATCGGCTTGAGTGATTCCCCGTTTATTTTTATATTCCAACGGCCGCGCGGGATATAATTTCCGTCATCATCGCATAAGATCGGAAGCCCCCATTTCTCCACTTTCTTGACACCGTATTCAAAAAGTTCCGACATGGATTTGACGAGGTCTTCCCGCACCAATCCGCAGGAATCGGCCCGGACATAACGAACAAAGCTTTCTGGAGTTTCTCCTTTGTTCAGGTAGGCATTAATCGCGTTCATCCCCCCCGCGAGGCATCCGCTCCGGTCGATATGGGCCTTCTCCATGATCGTCACCGAGCATTGAGGGTAGCGTTCCTTCATCTCCACCGCGGCCATGCATCCCGCCGTTCCGCCCCCGATAATCAAAAAATCCGTATGAATTATTTTTCGTTCCATCTTCGCCCTTTTCTATACCTTAAATATGAAACATCAGGACCTGTTTCTCTTCCCGCTCTCTTTTTCTCTCACAAAGATCTTCAAAGGTGATCGAGTCAAGATGGTCCTTCAACGAGGCATTGACCTCTGCCCAGACCTCCTGAAGGACAATCTCTTCTACCCTTTTTCTTTCAAATCCGGAACGCTTACTCTGGCGTTTCTCTGAGGACTCCATCGGAGTCAGGGAGCCTTCAACGGCCTGAAGCACGTCTCCAAGCAGGATCTGATCAGGGGATTTTGTAAGGCGATAGCCTCCGTGAGGTCCCCGTACACTCTCAACCAGTGCCCGTTTTTTGAGAAGGCTCATGACCTGCTCCAGAAAGCGAAACGATATCTCTTCCTTCTGAGCAATTGATTTTACCTGAAGGGGGTCTTTCCCCGGATGGAGAGAAAGGGCCAGTATGGCCCTTACAGCGTATTCACCCTTTACCGAGAAACTAAACATAAACCTACTATTCCGATAGGAATTATATGATTCATGCTTTATAGCCGAACAAGGACCTCCATGTCAAGCCATGACTTGAGCACACGTAGCGAGTGAATAAGATTAGAGCTTTACTTCCTCTCAGCCAGGAGAATCCTCGCCCTTATGGGCGGGGTTGTTCAAACTGGGCAAGATTTCAATATTCCAGGAATTTGACATTTTGATTGAAACCAATTGTTTTTTTTGACATAATGTAGTCCGTTTTATGTTGAGAAAGGCTTCCGTGTTGTCAAAGCAGGATGAGGAAACCGGGTCCTCGTGGGGTCACCCGAAAGCAAATATCTTAAATCGCTTCATCGCAAAATTTATTGACTTTCTCGTTGTCGCAGCAATATTCCAGATCCCGCTTCAAATGAGTTTTCTGGCCTCTCTGGTCTATCTATTGATTGCGGACGGGTTCGCAAGTGGAAGGAGTATCGGGAAACAGGTGATTGGCCTTCAGGTGGTTCTACCCAATCCGCTCCGAGGCGCGTCATTCAAAGAATCAATTATTCGTAATTTTCCTTTGGGAGTCGGCTTCTTTTTTTTCCATATCCCCCTCATCGGCTGGCTTCTGGTATTATTTATAGTCGGCTTCGAATCCTTACTCATCATTGGGAACACAAAAGGACATCGTATTGGGGATGAATTGGCAAAGACGCAGGTATTAGACCAGATGGTTCCTGAGCCACTGGAAAGGTAATGGCATGCTGAATCGTTACGACAACTATATGGAGAGGGAATGGGTCTGACAGACAGCATTTTGGGATGGTTCTCAACCGACCTGGCGATTGATCTGGGAACAGCCAATACCCTGGTTTATCTTCGCGGGAAAGGGATCGCAATTAATGAACCCTCCGTTGTGGCCATCGAACGAAAATCCGGGAAGGTGGTCGCGATCGGGACTGAAGCAAAAAGAATGCTGGGGCGAACCCCCGGGAATATCGTTGCAATTCGCCCGATGAAGGATGGGGTCATCGCCGATTTTGAGATTGCCGAAAAAATGTTGAGCCATTTCATAAAAAGAGCCCATAATCGCAGCACCTTTGTTCGCCCTCGCGTTATTATCGGTGTCCCTTCCAAGATTACACAGGTTGAACAGAGAGCAGTCCGTGACTCAGCCGAGTTGGCGGGTGCCAGAGAAATCTACCTGATTGAACAGCCCATTGCTGCCGCCATCGGGGCGGGACTCCCCATTGCGGAACCTTCCGGCAACATGGTTGTGGATATCGGAGGAGGGACAACCGATATCGCCGTCATCTCCCTGGCCGGAATTGTCTATTCCGAATCGGTCAAAACCGCCGGCGATAAAATGGATGAGTCCATTGTCAGCTATATCAAACGAAAATACAACCTCCTGATCGGAGAACATATGGCGGAAATGATCAAGTTTGAAATCGGCTCCGCCTACCCGCTGGATGAAAAGAAAACTTTTATGATCAAAGGGAGAGACCTGATATCCGGGATACCCAAAACAATGGTCATCGATGACAGTGAGATGCGGGAAGCACTTGCAGACCCAATCTCGACGATTATTAACGCCATTAAGGTCGCCCTGGAGAATACGCCTCCGGAATTGGCCGGAGACATTATCGACCGGGGCATTGTACTTGCCGGCGGCGGATCGCTTTTAAGAGGACTGGACATCCGAATCCGTGAAGAGACAAACCTTCCCATTATTACCGTCGATAATCCCTTGACCACGGTCGTCCTTGGAACGGGAAAGGCCCTGGATCAACTCAGTCTGCTTCGTAAGATCTCTCTCGCGTCTCAATCGCACTTATGACCTGTCACCGACCTCACCCACCCAGGGCTTAAGATCTGAACCTCTTGGGAAAAACGCGGTGCCACGTGATTTGAATATAAGGGCAGCAGATGGTCCGTCGGGTCAATATTTATAAACGCTTTCTCTATCTCTTTCTCCTCCTCAGTGTTGTCATCGCACTGCTTTTACCCGATTTTCAAAGAAAACCGGTCGCCTGGCTTGGCGCGACCATTGGCAATGCGGTCTATGCTCTTCAGGAAGGAACACATGCCGTCACCACTGGAGTCAGCGGTATCTG
Proteins encoded in this region:
- a CDS encoding DUF2059 domain-containing protein gives rise to the protein MRKTGSLLLMALALLFISHGPAKADEGGGKAEAVARQLIESSGADQFGSRVIEQMVGLQQKRMPDIPDQFWENFKAGTNPDDLVLLIIPIYVKHLSVEEMQAIIDFYKSPAGERLLDKLPQITRETMNAGRQWGAELRMEMTRKLQETDLKKLK
- the sat gene encoding sulfate adenylyltransferase; translation: MSISIPHGGKLISRFVDSNEVEPLTRKAEGLEKIVLTPREVSDLELIATGAFSPLEGFMGSDDYHHVLQEMRLKNGLPWSLPITLSVTTEEAASLKEGAEVALSQETGSSLAILKIAEIFPFDKEMEALAAYGTNDLSHPGVAYTHSLGDLLLGGRITMLRRPSGQPFQEHRLEPVQTRKLFEERGWKRIVAFQTRNPVHRAHEYIQKCALEITDGLLLHPIVGETKEGDIPADVRMDCYKVLLENYYPKDRTVLSVFPAAMRYAGPREAIFHAICRKNYGVTHFIVGRDHAGVGNFYGTYEAQQIFKEYDEGELGIRTLFFEHTFFCKPCLGMISAKTCPHDPSERITLSGTKVREMLKDGIRPPLEFTRPEVADILIKAMCR
- a CDS encoding adenylyl-sulfate reductase subunit alpha, with the translated sequence MERKIIHTDFLIIGGGTAGCMAAVEMKERYPQCSVTIMEKAHIDRSGCLAGGMNAINAYLNKGETPESFVRYVRADSCGLVREDLVKSMSELFEYGVKKVEKWGLPILCDDDGNYIPRGRWNIKINGESLKPILAKAARSAGAKVYNWVTVTNLLTKEARVVGAVGFSLRNGTFYVVQAKATLIATGGAAGIYRPNNTGDASHKTWYSPYNTGAGYAMGIRAGAEMTSYEMRYVAIRTKDAIAPTGTIALGAKAPLVNSDGERFMVTRYADLGGDGAPTPYRAHGPVQEIKEGRGPIYLDTRGLSAEKVRDLKSAYLDMYPSQVLYWLANDIDPAREPVEVQTTEPYVVGGHCQAGYWVDKDRRTTLKGLYAAGDVAGGAPFKFVSGCWAEGIIAARAMGSDIEKMAPAEVEAEQVDAEEERAFKPLKGHAKLRHGISAVDFEARLQKIMEEYAGGVSTHYEMNEKMLTIARDRLAKLPGEVGQLVASDLHHLMKVHEVIDRIDVAQVLVEHLLFRKETRWPTYQSRTDFPNRDDAHWLKFVNSIRDPLTGEIEMITRPYEQIVPGDRYQAK
- a CDS encoding Rrf2 family transcriptional regulator, which produces MFSFSVKGEYAVRAILALSLHPGKDPLQVKSIAQKEEISFRFLEQVMSLLKKRALVESVRGPHGGYRLTKSPDQILLGDVLQAVEGSLTPMESSEKRQSKRSGFERKRVEEIVLQEVWAEVNASLKDHLDSITFEDLCERKREREEKQVLMFHI
- a CDS encoding rod shape-determining protein — its product is MGLTDSILGWFSTDLAIDLGTANTLVYLRGKGIAINEPSVVAIERKSGKVVAIGTEAKRMLGRTPGNIVAIRPMKDGVIADFEIAEKMLSHFIKRAHNRSTFVRPRVIIGVPSKITQVEQRAVRDSAELAGAREIYLIEQPIAAAIGAGLPIAEPSGNMVVDIGGGTTDIAVISLAGIVYSESVKTAGDKMDESIVSYIKRKYNLLIGEHMAEMIKFEIGSAYPLDEKKTFMIKGRDLISGIPKTMVIDDSEMREALADPISTIINAIKVALENTPPELAGDIIDRGIVLAGGGSLLRGLDIRIREETNLPIITVDNPLTTVVLGTGKALDQLSLLRKISLASQSHL